ACTCGAAATCTGAAATGAACCAGGGACGAGTGAGAAAGAGTCAAACCTTGACATGCACCTCTTCCATATAGACGCTGTCAATAGGTAATGGAGGAACGGAAGCCTTATCCATCAAGGATCCAACACCAACTTTTTTATCAGTAGAGCTATCGTATATGGATACACGGCAAGTAACTGGTGTTGTTCCATCGGGGAACTCTAGAGGTAGTTCAGCTTCCATAGTCCAAGAAAATAACATTAAGTAATTGGAACTTGCAAATTCTTTACAGCAAAAGAAGTAAACAACGTCAATGGAGTACCTTCTCTATCATGAACGCAATCTGTATACTGGCCCGGGATTGGAAAAGCAAAGGAAAGCCCCTACGCAGACATGGTTGGTAGAAGATTAGAAACACAAAACAGATTCCAGCTCGTAAGACAAACATGTGAGGAGATGTAAACACaatgaaaaatgaagaaaaggtATTTGATTACGTACTGGGTAAAACAGATTGTAAACACCTCTATCTTTATCATAAATTCCAGGAAATGTTGGCCCAAACAGGGCGTATACAGCAACAAAAGTTGCCAGAGTGGATGGCCCCCTTAAAAGTAGACATGAAGTTCAATCATATACATCATGCTAAATATAACTGTACACCCAAAGCAAGAAGAAAGTAACCCACCCAATCAAAGATGTGTGATATCGCATCTGAAGCCGCTTTATGTCAAAGATTTCAACAAGACGGAGCCTCTGTGACAAATGTTAGGTATTAATCTATTACGAGTTGCAAGGTCAAGAGTAAAAACATTCCCTACAGAGTATATATAAACTTCCAATGCACAAAGAAATCTAAACAAGCGCAAAAAGAAACCATATCAGAAGGCAAGTGAAAAGACAAAACCTGTGACCAAGGATCGAATCGCAGATGGAAACCATGATCAGGAAAGCTGATAACAATGTCCAACTTCAGAGGCTCCTGCACACAAACAATCGCAGTAACAAAACTTCACCACAGTTTATATATGCCTAAATTCATATAgaaatgacatatatatatatatatatatatatatatatatatacaacttCAATAAACTGATCAAACCTCATCATAATACTTGACATGCACAACGTCATAGATGGTAGGCTGCTGCTCTATCTGCGCAAACGCTTCGCATATCGGCATTCCTGACACCACAAATATCAATCGCATCAGCTCCGAAACCTAGCTCAACTTTTAACCAATAACTTCAAATTCACATTTCTTGACAGAGAATTAAATCCAGCCTGAAATTAACTGCGATCGAAGGTAATTCCAATTCCAAGAAGCAATAATACTCACCGCCTAGGGtaaaatgaaactaaattGACGAGCGATAGGAGTAAAATGATATTACCGAGGGAGAAAGGACCGATTCCGAAGCCGGGACGAAGATCGAGGACGATGGCGCCCATGGCGGTGCCCTCGCAGCGTCGATGTGGCCTCTGCATCATAGTGTTTGGGGGAGGTCGGTTTAAGAATTagggaagaagaaagagatgaagacgatgatgatgatgatgatgatgatgatagagTCCGTTAGTTTCGGGAATGAAACGCCACGGTGGGTGTTTGTTGAGTGTTTAAATACTCCCCCAAGGAATATGGCTTAGCTGTGAAAATTGCTCTAACCTCTTTGCGCACGAAACCTCCGGCACTGTGTGGGTTGAATTGTGGGGGGCGGACCATGTGAAGGGCCGCTTGGGCTATAACTCCTAGAcattttgacaaaaaaaaaaactaggtaTGTATACAAAACAGCAactcatacaaaaaaaaaatttggctaGATCGTTGATTTTAAATCTAAGCAAAACTCAATGACGAACTCCGATCCACTTCTTCTTGGCAGAAGAACCCAACTCTGCCTCATATCCTCTTAAGCGTCTCACACTCCTATTATGATTCTGCTCGGTGATTAGATACCAATTTGGGCAATATCTTATTTTCCATCTCACTATTTGTTCTTATTATTGTTCTGGTTTTTGCTGTTGTAATTGGTTGGTTTTAGCTTTGTATATTCAATTAGCTTAGACGTCTGAACACTTAGCTTGCAAGTATTGAATCTTAACTAGTAACCCAACTACCCAAGTTAATTTATGTGACATTCTTTCTATTTAagatcgattattttgtgatatTTGACTTGGATTTTATACTATAACTTATTCAATAATATATAGTTATCAAGTTTATGCCTTTACTGTCAGACACATTTTATTCATGATCaaagactttttttttgtttgggaAATGTATTTCTTAACTATCGAAATGATGGCCGGTGTTCTACATTGAATTGTATGAAATACATTCTGTGATCAAAAACCATATTTATGCTTGTTGTTTTCAAATCACGAAAATTCGGATTTATATCATTTCtattatatgtttttattgaaaaaaaaaatgtgtgaGGATGAGCCTCCACTAGGTTCCaaacctaaaaaaaaattgtgtccTTAACAATGGCCTAGAAAACTTTTGGATCCTAAATTTGTCTATTTCTAACTTACCTCATACTTTTGCTACAAATTTCATGAGAGATTCCAATCAAAAAGATGAAGAATGAATTTGAACTCCAACCTTGGATGTCAAGTAAAATACTGAATTGATTCTAAGAGTATTATAAATGTCACCAAATTTCGTTGTCTTATCATCAATATCGTAAttggtttatttatttatcctCATATTTGGCCTCATTTAtctatattatattattaataaaacaaacatgttttgtcaaccaaaacacatgtgaaaaaaaaacattaataaCCCTAgactatatataaattattttaaaatcaaTTATATAAAAGGATATAacagtaatttaaaaaatgataaatgtaaataaaaaataaaaaaaagtgggTAGAAGTTATCTCAGTAACTTCCATACCCCCACTACTTACACACTTctgacaaaagaaaaacaaaatcctACATACTTCGTGTGTAGGTGAGTGTTAACATAAATGGTGAAAGATGTCGTGTTAACCACAAGTCGGGTAGGTTTACTAAACTCGACAAATATGTATTTTACGAAATGAATGGATAAAACATTCCAACAACAAAATATTACATATTATATCGTACTTCAGTTGTTCGTTTCCTCTTCCTTCACCTTTTTATCTATATCGTCAACTTTCATGCCTCTCTTTTTGTGAATTGTTGTGGCCGCTAAATTTTAAAAAGGAACTTATCGTATTTGTTGGCAGTTGACAAACAACATAAAAAATTTCCTAAGTTGTAAGTTTTTGCCATGACGAATGAAATACTAGTTCAAAAATTGAGGTATCACATAGTCCTCACTAATACTCGACCTATCATTTATTAACAGCTTGATTACAAATATTCCTCTTTAGTGATAATGATCGAGTCATGGAGGAGAAATTTTTCAATCCTCCAATAGAACCACGTGTCAATGTCCAGTGGTCCTCTTCacctgttatattttgacacgtaagtttattacactaaaattataattttacatatttttattatttgtgaaatgaccatCATgtgtattgatgattttgaactatGATTTcagatttagggtttagggtattATAGGGTAAGGTGTAGGGTTTTagaaataaacccaaaatagtatttgataaaataattaaaatatgatttttctttttaaatcaTACGTGTCAAATTGTAATTGGAATGAATGATTATTGGACATTGTCATGTAGTTATTGGGGAGTACTGAAAAATTCCTCATCCTGGAGGCCATTAAAATGTACATACACTTCTCGTACGCTGATAGCTGGACGaacaaaaaattgatttttttttttgtaattttcatACGTATGTTACCTTCCACTGCTCTTtcttttatgattttatcatGTTATGTTACAATAGGACACAAAAATTTATAACTTAAAAGTGTGTGGTTTATTGATGTTGTAAATCTTTTTTAACTTAATGTCTAATATAATGCTCTTATAAAAATCACGTTAATGTGCGGAATCAGTAACTAAACGGTacaaattatgaaaataaacaaaatattCAATTgcaataagaaagaaaacgtTAAGGAGGTAACATGTGTCACACTATGTTCAGTCACATTTTATCAAATAAACACGAGTGTGACAACTTAGAAGTAATGTTATATCTCTGGTTGCTTGAAAAGTTGAAATGGACCACCACGCAAGGATTTGACCCCGGTAACCAAATTGCACATCAGAAAGTGGAGAAGAACTGTAGAAGATATTCAGATAATGTCACGGTCGGTCACAATGTACAAATATCAAAAACAACATAACTAAGCATGGACCAAAGTCACCAAACCACCCAACTAGCAAACAGATTAATCAATCAAATGGCGCATAAAGTAATGACGGGTCAAAAGTCTCCGGCGGGtttaatattttaaatacAAAGCATCACCCCCATTTATACCATTTACGTGTCGGGTGCAGTTCACACAGTCACCACCACGGTAGACAAAAATGTCTTTTGACTTTTATTAATAGCATTTTCATTTGGCTCTAACAACATCAATCGAGACCAAACCATGTTACCATCGAATACATGAAAACGTCCTTGTTCTATATATATGGATTTGCTCGTCTAATTTTTCATATACCAGATCCAGAAATATTCATCACTGAAAGTGAGTGGTATGTACTTGTGAATCTACGAAGGCTCATATGATATTTATAGTTTAAAAAGTAAGTTATAAGTAAATTTATTGTTTGATGTAAAATGTGTGAAATGAGATAAGAATGTTTAAAGTAATGCGATAGAGTTTTTTGGTTTATGGTTGTATAGGTGCACATATTTTCGCTTGCAATGGGTGATGCAAATTAAGTGACACAATACGGTGCCTTTTTCTAATGCAACAAAACACCTATGTGTAACAATTTTCTAGCTAGCTTCACGCTTCACGTTTCTCGCTTTGTTGCTTCTAGTTTTGTTATGTATGCATCTTCTTTTAACATTTATAAAAGCATCAAATTTATTTCCTCGTATTAAATATAATGGATGCAGATATTTCTTCAAAGGACCACAACCTCAACCACTCACGAGCATCAAACATTACTCCTATGGTCGAAATAAAAGAGCTCTTATGTTGTGTGTAATACTTGCCCACCACATGCGATGTTCCCATCACATGAACATGAATAGAAATAAAACAATCAATAGATGACTGTCATATTTATCTAGTTAAGTTAGTACGCATTGACGAGCACATACACAACTACCTTAGTTAGTTTAGTTATGTTAGtcgccttttttttgttaaaaaagtTATGGTGAGAGCTTGATTACACTACACCACTATCGTCAGTGCATACCCACAATCTCGACCCTTAAAGACTTAGGATGGACACGTAACTATCacacaactctcaaatataaatttccacatgaaaatttacatttatgttAGTCGCATTTGCATGTGAGATATATAAGAACgtttattttttgttgaacAATTACTATAAAATATGCTTATATTAAATTGCTTGATCATTATGACAAATTGATAAGATAACCAATCATGCTATTGTATGATGATAGATCATTAAAGGGTCTTTTACATACTTCTTGTATACTTTTTTTTACATACTTCTTGTATACATACGGAAAGAATGTGGTTGCATGtaatataaattacatttgtGTTTTTAAGAGTTTAACTTTAACCGTTTTTGTTTATATAGACTAGAAATTATCACATGTAGGTGTAAGTATACTTTACAATCTTGTCAATTATATGCGTATTTTTACACGCCAAATACGAAAGTCTCCCTCACATCAATAACCTTCTATACATCgtatatttgaaaaaaaaaactcaaaaatcaGCATGGTGAATCAGAACAAAAAATATTTCATCAAGCGACACCAGTGTGTGTCACGCATTGAGAAGTTTGAACATGAAATTCAAAGCTCGGGTCCCACCTCCCCGGTCTTACCTTTCCTCATCGCCCACTAACCACGTGGTGCTCGAAAGTCGAAACCAGAGAGATTACCGATCAAGAATATCAAACTcccccccctctctctctctaaaaaaaaaaaaccaaacctgttttttttttcttcccttAATCAATAATCAAAATAATCACTTGCCTACCCAAATCCGCCAAATCCAATCGCGACGGTGGTggtctcctcctccttctttctcttcttctgctTTCTTCCCATACCACACAATCAAAAGTCATCTCTCCTTTTTAACCCGACCCGAATGCTCTGCCACATGTCCACCCAGTTCTACTACTAGTCCGTTTCGCCATGTGCTCTGTATCCGGTCCCCATAACTGCTAGggtttctctctcttcaaTTCCGATTTTTCACTTCCATTTTCTCCACCTCGTGGAGCTTCAGCAAGTCCAGGTCTACAAGCCGGCGCTAGGTGAGCAGCAGAGGGAGCCGCCACGCGCGGCGGAGATGATGAGCGCCGGTCAGTGCCAAGCCATGGGCGACCTCGACGATTCTCAGCTCGTCGGAGCTGTTGCGGCGGTTGTTAACAAGGAGGTGAGTATGGCTGAGGTGGCGGCGGAGGTCAAAGAGGCGAAGAGTAGCGTCGGGAAGAAGAGGCGGGGCCGGCCGCCGGGGCCGGGCGGGCAGGGAAGAGCTAAAGCCACGCTGGTGAGGAAAAAGAACGAGGAGGAGGATGTCTGCTTTATTTGCTTCGACGGCGGGAGCTTAGTGCTTTGTGATCGGAGGTGAGCATCCCGGCTTAGTCAAATTTAGTCCAATATGGGCTGAAATTTTACTTAATTTAGCTTATAAGGATAGTAAATCGGTGATTTACTGAACTATTAGTTATTCTGAGGTGTTCATTTCGGCGATTAGGTTGATAATTGGGctctatattttgattttcgatCCTAATGTGGCATTAATGAGCATTTGCATTGCTTAATTTCGATGTTTCTCTGCCATTGCTGCTTGTTAGGGGATGTCCGAAGGCGTACCACCCGTCATGCATCAAGCGGGATGAGGCGTTTTTCAAATCAAAGGCCAAATGGAATTGCGGTAAGTGGAGTTTGTAGTTGTGGCTTGCTCTTTTGTGTTACTATAGATGCTTATTGAATGATGTGTTCGTGTATTGATTTCGGTTATTATGCGTTTCAGGTTGGCATATATGCAGCAGCTGTCAGAAGGCGTCGCATTATATGTGCTATACTTGTACATATTCATTGTGCAAGGGATGTATTAAAGACGCGGATTACCAATGCGTACGAGGAAACAAAGGATTCTGTGGAACTTGTATGCGGACTATAATGCTAATTGAAAATGTGCAAGGGAATAAGGAAGCGGTATGCTGGCACATGTTTCGTCATTTTTATAGTTTATTCCCAAGCGTTGCGGATTCTCGGTTCCGTTGTGTTTGGATTGTATAGGAGCAAAATAGTTTTTTAGGGGataatgtttgagtttttacTATATTTCTGTTTTTGCGTCTGTGCCCGATTAAAAATTCATTCTCAAATACTGCTGCAGTTAAAAAGGCACATTTCCGCCTTTTTGGCGTTTGTTAGGAGACAAAATGAATTTATTTGCTTTTCATTTGGTGGCAcaacttttatattttttcccTTTCTGATGAAATGTGCAGGCTCAAGTGGATTTTGATGACAAAAGCAGCTGGGAGTATCTCTTCAAGGTGTACTGGATACTTCTGAAAGGGCAACTATCATTAACTTTGGATGATCTCATTAACGCTAAAAATCCTTATAAAAGACAGGCTGTTGTGGCTTGTCAGGGAGGAGCTTCGAATGAAATTTGTGTTGGTCATAGGACAATTGATTCAGGTTCCCTCAACTCTTCTGTGGACCTAGGAGCATTGAATTCCAATGGGTCTAATAAAAAGCCTAGAATTGGTGAAAAAGGGATGTCTTTTCCTGAAGGCACAAGTTGGGCAACGAAGGAGCTCTTGGAGTTAGTTGCTCACATGAAAAATGGCGATGTATCCGTGTTATCTCAGTTTGATGTCCAGGCACTTTTGCTGGAGTacataaagaaaaacaatctTTGTGACCCTCACCGAAAATGCCAAATCATTTGTGATCCAAGGCTCAGAAATCTGTTTGGGAAAGAAAGTGTCTGTCATTCAGAAATGTTGAAGCTTCTTGAATGTCACTACCTAATAAAGGAAAGTTCCACAGAAGCAAATAATATTGGTGCTGGATTTGTTAATGCTGTTGCTACTGAGATGGAGATTGATGGGAATGATGACAATCAATTGATGATGTGTAGTGATAAGAGGCGTAAAACACGCAAAAGGATTGATGAGAGGGTAATCCCTACTAATCTAGATGCATATGCAGCTATTGATGTTCATAACATCAATTTGATCTACTTGCGGCGCAATTTGCTTGAAATTCTACTTGATGATGTTGATAAATTCCATGAAAGGGTTGTTGGTTCAATTGTGCGAATAAGAATTTCTAGTAGTGATCAAAAGCACGATACATATAGGCTTGTGCCAGTTATAGGTACAAGTACTAACAGCTGCTGCTCCAATTGTTTCATATACTACACTTAAAACTTTACATATTTACATAGTTGACATTTTTGTGGGCAGGGACCAACAAGGTTGCTGAAGGCTATAAGATTGGCACTCGAACAACTGACATGAAGCTTGAAATCTCAAACTTGGACAAGAAAGAGATCTTACCAATTGATCAGATCTCTGATCAGGAGTTCTCCGAGGTACCGAATTTTCCGCCTACTTCTCTACCGCCTCCGCATGGTGTACCTTGATATAGCATCGTTTAGTTGATACTGAATTTAAACAAATGCTTTAAGAATTTAAGTTTGAAGATGTTCTAGGCATTGCAGCATGCACActcttttttatatatattttttctcgaGTTAAGTATACATGTTTAATTTGTTTGCTGTGTAACTGGAGGCaatttctctccttttcttttccctaTATtcagttgttttattttatcctTTGCAGGATGAATGCAAACGGTTACGTCAGAGTATAAAATGTGGGCTGATGAAACGATTTACAGTGGTAGGTTTTTTTCTTAGGTTCACTGATATGTTATGTTAAAGTTATTTGTAACTTCTTTGACAAAGGAGTTTTGCCTGATTGCAGGGAGAGATTCAGGATAAAGCAATGGCACTTAGAACACTTAGAGTAAACGATGTAAGTTCCATGGACTAAACAAAGGGTACCTTTGTTTTCCTTTGAAAGATTGgagtttaattatatattattattattattattattatggcTGTCCAGTTTAAGCAGATGTACTGATTATTTGACATGGTCTTCCTCCTTGATCTAGGAGTTGGCAGCTGAGATTTTACGGCTTAATCACCTTCGTGACCGTGCAAGTGAAAATGGACACAGAAAGGAATATCCTTTTGCTTGCTCCAATATCTTGGTTTTAATGTCTCATGATATTACTTGCACTTTGTTGATTATTCAATTGCACTCTCTGCTTGTGAAACATAATACCATAAGTTAGAGGTTTATCtggtcctttttttttaatgttgcCTACTGGTatgttttggtggatttaTTGGGTATTCCTTGACCATAATGTACGCTGAGGGAGCTTGTGGAGAAACTACAGCTTCTGGACTCGCCGGACGAGCGTAAACACAGGCTAAATCAAATTCCTGAAGTACACAGTGATCCTAAAATGGATCCAAGTTATGTGCCTGAAGACAGTGGGGGAAAAGACCTGACGCAAGGTCTCTACCATTCCTTTGATAGACATTGAACACttatcctttttcttttcaagatcATTCCTACTTTTGAAAATGTTAATGGGGGTAATTTTGGTGATGTATATGCAGATGGCAATGTCAAATTAAGGAGAGTCGTCTCAGGTAGAAAGGAAAGGGTATCTTTCTCTCCACGGATGGAAGGTGGTATTTCTAATAAAAGTGGAAGCAAGACACTGAAAAATCAAGCTAGAGAAGCATTTGGTATAAATGGATTGAATACGACAACAAACCAAGCTAGCGCCATTGGTTTGGTTCGCTGCGGTAGGACTAATGAGTCAGCCATCGAATCTAAGATTGCTTCTGAGGTTGGATCAGAAAATACATCAGGGTCCTTTTCTGCAGTGATGAAGGTAAACTTACCTATTGAGAGTTTTCAAATGGAGAAGATTTGGTTCTACCGGGACCCCACTGGAAAAGTCCAGGGACCATTTGCTATGGTACAGTTGTGTAAATGGAATACAACTGGAGTCTTTCCTCCAGATCATAGAATATGGAGGATAAATGAGGATGACTCCATCCTTTTGACTGATGCATTGAAGGGGCAGTACTGTAGAAAACCGTTGTTGACAAATGAAAGCAACATACAGTCTCAAGGATTGGAAGTTCCCTTGGATGAAAGAAACAGTGGCTTGGATGGTAGATGCAACAAAGGTATGAATGCAACTCCTATAGATGGTAAAAAGGTTGAAGAGAGCTGGAACACAAAGCAAGATGGTCAAACTTTGCAGAATAGTGGTAATACTGAAGTTGTAAGGAACAGTATAGCTGCAGACACTGTCAATTCGAATGAGAAACAATCTGGAGATAGTGGTAGTGCTGAAGTTTTAAGGAGCATTACACTCGCAGATGATGTCAATTCCAATGGGAAACAAGCTGGAATCCGTAATGTTTGTAGTACTGAAGTTATTAGGAGCAGATCACCTGCAGATGCTGTCAATTACAGTGAACAACAGACCGGAATCCATTTACAAGGATGCGATTTAGTGAAGATTGATTCTCCTTTGTCCAATCATCCCCAAGAGTGTAGTTCACTAACTTCGACTGTGTTGTCGGTGAAATTAGATGCAACCCTGTTGCACCAAGAAGGGGAGGGTACAACTGAAAATAACTCAAACCAGAAGAATGGAAATATGGATTGGCGAAAGACTACTCAGGATCAAATGAATGATGCACGGGGTAATGAGAACCAATCTGATAGTGAGGGCCAGTCGGTGCAATCTTCTGCACAAAACTGGACTCACGCACCTGCAAATAGTCCTTCACCTTCAAATGGCTGTGATTTTACCTCTGACTTTGTTCCTGTGACTAAAACATTTGAGACATCAGAACAAGATGAGAGGGAACTTGATTTTCCAGATTTTACCAGTCCCACTTCGAAACAAAGCAATGGAGACGTGCGAGGTGAGGCTTCTGAAAAAAATCCATCTCTGTCTTCAAATCTCCCTGTTCAGGATGGAGGACATAGCTGGAGTGATTCTAATGTAGTTGGTGGTGGGGAGCAGCTTCAAAAAGTAGTTGGTGATTGGGGTGGGTATTCCCCAACCCCAGCCAACCCATCTGTTGAGGAATGGGACTCCAGTCTTGTGTCTGCATCTTCTCTTAAACCAAGCGAGATACCTAGTAATTTTGTTGCAACTCCTGTTTCCGTGAGTGGTCAGATGACGGAACCCATCATATCCCAGCCCACCTCCAATGCATCTAGTTGGCCGGAAATTCTTACTGAAACCAATGAGTTTTGCACTTTACCTGCTGATGAGTCAGTTTCAGATCTTCTGGCTGAAGTTGAAGCTATGGAGTCCCTGTGCGGCTTGGCTACCCCAACATCAATCATGCATTGTGGAGGGGAATTTATAGAGGGTTCAAAAAATGATAGTATAAGTTCTGTAGAAGGATTCAGCCCAGCACCTGAACCTGGAAAAGGTGATGCTTTAAGCGCGACATGTGATTTACAGTTACTGTCTGAAGCGGTGGTGACAGAGGAACCACTTGCGGTATGTCAGACAAGCATTCTTGATCTACAACTAAGGTCTGGTGTGCGTTCTTCCACAAGAGCCCAGGGAGACGGAAAGCCTAGTGATGTTTCAGTTAAAGAACTGGAGGTAAATGTTTCAGTTGACCAAATGGAAGCCAGTGAGATCCAAATGATTGCTCCATCCAAGGAATGTTGGGACATGTCTAGTACAGACAATCCATGGAAAGCTGGGTTAGAAAGCACAGAAGCCAGTACAGAAGCAGTTCAGGGAAGTATAAATGCCAAGTGGGGAGGATCAGACCCTGGGGGCACAAATGTGCATGATCTGCAGCAAATGTCGGGTATACATTCATCCAAAAGCAATGAAGGGGAGAGAAAGCCTAGTGTTTCAGTTAATCAACCGGAGGCAAATGTTTCAGCTGACCAATTGGAACCTGGTGAAATCCCGATCACTGCTCCATCCAAGGAAAGTTGGGACATGTCTACTGCAGACAATCCTAGGAAATCTAGATTAGAAAGCAGGGAAAACAGTTGTGAAGCAGTTCAGGGAAATGTAAATGCTGGCTGGGGACAAGGCCGAGGAAGTACAAATATTGGTTGGGGAGGACCAGACCCGGGAAATGCAAATGTGGGTTGGCGAGGTGGTCAGGGAACAATACAGGGAAACACATTCATAAATTCAAGTGCCCCTGCCGGAGGAGGGACGTGGGAAGGTCAGTCAAGACACGGAGGAGACAAATCCTCTGGTCCGAGAGGCCGGAGTTTTCCAAATAGGGATGTAGGTTTTGGCAAGGGTAGGTATGCAGGGGACAGGCAGGCATTATATGGTAACCGGAATGGAGGAGGTTCATTCGGGCAGCCTCCACGAGGCCAGCGGGTTTGTAAATATTACGAAAGCGGGTATTGCAGAAAGGGAGGATCGTGCACTTACTTGCACCCATCATGATTTTGAGTCTCCCACAACAAGTAGAAACTTATTAGGAGAATTTGTTGATGCCAATTCCTGTAATTTAACATGTATAAGTAGCCGTCATCTGGCTCGGTGCATAATAATTCTTTCGCTAAGATTTGTTAGAAACTGCACGGAATGTTCACGTTTTATCTTCGCCGGTAAATGGTGTCCAGAATGGACGATTTTCACTCGGCATTCCTTCAGTTTCTGTTTTCTCCTTGGCCttgaattcctttttttttttaacctcGAATTGAAGTTCTGCAATCCAAGTTCATTTGGTCAGGCCAGGTCACTTGTATGAAGTTACTCAAAAAGACAATTATACCCATACTCGTCGCGGTGTCTTAATGTGCCAGGTGTCCAAATAAAAGGAGAGAAACCTGCGCGCTAGAAAgagcaaaagaaaaactgaaaacGACTACGATCAACATTTTGGCGATTTCTTTCAGCGATTGAATTTTACAGACCCCAGAAAACGACTACGATCACGAAACTTGTATGACCTGAATTGAAAATTCCTCTTCTATGTCCACGACGGCGCCGGAGCTTTATTCGCGTTCGCTCTCCACCAGCCTCGCCCTCTTGGGCTGCTCACTCACGAAGACGACTCCACCGCCACCGAACGAGCCAGTAGCTGCAGCAGCGCCGACTCCGTCTCCGATGACCCCGTGCTTTGGGTCAATGACAAGTCCGGCCTCCTTCCACCTGTATTTAGGTACCTAATTCGTTCTccattcctcttcttcttcttcttcttcttcttcaattttGTTATGATTGGGGATGTGAATGATGGATTTGTGATCAAATATGTTGAACTTGTTGTGGTTAGGTTCTTAGGTATTGATTCTGCAGCATGGTCTGGACTTCAGGAGACTGCGGCTTCGTCTCCGGCGAGCAATCATGTCGGAGCTGTAAGTCTGTTTGCTTCTGTCATTTTGATCAGCAttgtaattttcattttcaatgtATCTGCTTAATGATTACCATATGTTTGATTGTTATTTTTCGCTTTAGTTTCTGAGATTGCTGGCCGACAGAGGTGGTGATGACAAGAATGCTTCGGAGAATGCTGAAGCAGTGGATGCGAGTTTTGGAGGATTCAGAGGGCAAGAGCCCCACGGCCGAGGTGAAACAGATTGTTGAAGCGGCGGGCGTGCCTTCGGAGAATC
This genomic interval from Argentina anserina chromosome 1, drPotAnse1.1, whole genome shotgun sequence contains the following:
- the LOC126793012 gene encoding zinc finger CCCH domain-containing protein 44, translated to MMSAGQCQAMGDLDDSQLVGAVAAVVNKEVSMAEVAAEVKEAKSSVGKKRRGRPPGPGGQGRAKATLVRKKNEEEDVCFICFDGGSLVLCDRRGCPKAYHPSCIKRDEAFFKSKAKWNCGWHICSSCQKASHYMCYTCTYSLCKGCIKDADYQCVRGNKGFCGTCMRTIMLIENVQGNKEAAQVDFDDKSSWEYLFKVYWILLKGQLSLTLDDLINAKNPYKRQAVVACQGGASNEICVGHRTIDSGSLNSSVDLGALNSNGSNKKPRIGEKGMSFPEGTSWATKELLELVAHMKNGDVSVLSQFDVQALLLEYIKKNNLCDPHRKCQIICDPRLRNLFGKESVCHSEMLKLLECHYLIKESSTEANNIGAGFVNAVATEMEIDGNDDNQLMMCSDKRRKTRKRIDERVIPTNLDAYAAIDVHNINLIYLRRNLLEILLDDVDKFHERVVGSIVRIRISSSDQKHDTYRLVPVIGTNKVAEGYKIGTRTTDMKLEISNLDKKEILPIDQISDQEFSEDECKRLRQSIKCGLMKRFTVGEIQDKAMALRTLRVNDELAAEILRLNHLRDRASENGHRKELRELVEKLQLLDSPDERKHRLNQIPEVHSDPKMDPSYVPEDSGGKDLTQDGNVKLRRVVSGRKERVSFSPRMEGGISNKSGSKTLKNQAREAFGINGLNTTTNQASAIGLVRCGRTNESAIESKIASEVGSENTSGSFSAVMKVNLPIESFQMEKIWFYRDPTGKVQGPFAMVQLCKWNTTGVFPPDHRIWRINEDDSILLTDALKGQYCRKPLLTNESNIQSQGLEVPLDERNSGLDGRCNKGMNATPIDGKKVEESWNTKQDGQTLQNSGNTEVVRNSIAADTVNSNEKQSGDSGSAEVLRSITLADDVNSNGKQAGIRNVCSTEVIRSRSPADAVNYSEQQTGIHLQGCDLVKIDSPLSNHPQECSSLTSTVLSVKLDATLLHQEGEGTTENNSNQKNGNMDWRKTTQDQMNDARGNENQSDSEGQSVQSSAQNWTHAPANSPSPSNGCDFTSDFVPVTKTFETSEQDERELDFPDFTSPTSKQSNGDVRGEASEKNPSLSSNLPVQDGGHSWSDSNVVGGGEQLQKVVGDWGGYSPTPANPSVEEWDSSLVSASSLKPSEIPSNFVATPVSVSGQMTEPIISQPTSNASSWPEILTETNEFCTLPADESVSDLLAEVEAMESLCGLATPTSIMHCGGEFIEGSKNDSISSVEGFSPAPEPGKGDALSATCDLQLLSEAVVTEEPLAVCQTSILDLQLRSGVRSSTRAQGDGKPSDVSVKELEVNVSVDQMEASEIQMIAPSKECWDMSSTDNPWKAGLESTEASTEAVQGSINAKWGGSDPGGTNVHDLQQMSGIHSSKSNEGERKPSVSVNQPEANVSADQLEPGEIPITAPSKESWDMSTADNPRKSRLESRENSCEAVQGNVNAGWGQGRGSTNIGWGGPDPGNANVGWRGGQGTIQGNTFINSSAPAGGGTWEGQSRHGGDKSSGPRGRSFPNRDVGFGKGRYAGDRQALYGNRNGGGSFGQPPRGQRVCKYYESGYCRKGGSCTYLHPS